From the genome of Spirochaetaceae bacterium, one region includes:
- a CDS encoding Uma2 family endonuclease, whose protein sequence is MARAATVRAAGVAAPPPPLNVNIESLVTEDDTPVDNMPSEKQQRLLTEPLYSSWAGPGGGRTFVAAANVGVFPEPRNPAIVPDVFLSLDVQVHENFWEKRHRSYFVWEFGKPPDLVVEIVSNQKGNEVGSKRLRYARMGVAYYVIHDPFHRVMRDDLRVYRLRDGDYRRQESPRFPELRLGMRLWEGEFEGVWWSGWLRWTDEHDVLIPMGKERAEHAEHLVVEESRRAEQESRRAEEESRRAEQESRRAEEEHRRAEEEHRRAERLAALLRRSGIDPEQA, encoded by the coding sequence GTGGCGCGTGCCGCCACGGTCCGGGCGGCAGGGGTAGCCGCTCCGCCGCCGCCGCTGAACGTCAACATCGAATCTCTGGTAACCGAGGATGATACGCCGGTGGACAACATGCCCTCCGAGAAACAGCAGCGCCTGCTCACCGAGCCGCTGTACAGTTCGTGGGCCGGTCCGGGGGGCGGGCGCACGTTTGTGGCGGCTGCCAACGTCGGCGTGTTTCCGGAGCCGCGCAACCCGGCGATCGTGCCGGACGTGTTTCTGAGCCTGGACGTGCAGGTGCACGAGAACTTCTGGGAGAAGAGGCACCGCTCCTACTTCGTGTGGGAGTTCGGCAAGCCGCCGGACCTGGTGGTGGAGATCGTGTCGAACCAGAAAGGCAACGAGGTTGGCAGCAAGCGGCTCAGGTACGCACGCATGGGCGTGGCTTACTACGTGATCCACGATCCGTTTCACCGCGTGATGCGGGACGACCTGCGCGTATACCGGTTGCGAGACGGGGACTACCGGCGGCAGGAGTCACCCCGGTTCCCGGAGTTGCGGTTGGGCATGCGGCTGTGGGAGGGGGAGTTCGAGGGCGTGTGGTGGAGCGGGTGGCTGCGCTGGACGGACGAGCACGACGTGTTGATACCGATGGGCAAGGAGCGTGCCGAGCACGCGGAGCACCTGGTGGTGGAGGAAAGCCGCCGTGCCGAGCAGGAAAGCCGGCGCGCTGAGGAGGAAAGCCGCCGTGCCGAGCAGGAAAGCCGGCGCGCCGAGGAGGAACACCGGCGCGCCGAGGAGGAACACCGGCGCGCCGAACGCCTGGCGGCCTTGCTGCGCCGGTCGGGCATCGACCCGGAGCAGGCGTGA
- a CDS encoding ABC transporter substrate-binding protein yields the protein MRTFALETVVLAALLFSLAALPLWAAAAGEEGTAAAAAAPGEPQYGGTLTVVTFKTHDESVRWDATLGKYVTNTFQSPFSESLLVGDVDTHGPRGSGEYKFSVIEFVPLQFTRGQLAESWEITSDPPGIVFHIRPGVMWTGNEHIGMEPREFVAADAVHHLERFRNSSHASDYYYIDKVYADGDHRFVVEFNQGYSFWPFDLGYGTFAHHVAPETFDAPGGIQDWQNQVGTGPYILVDFVQGSTVAFVRNPNYWDTTTIDGKEYQLPFTDEFVLPLIADESTRLAALRTGKIDWDTNLNVVSEATLDRTSPELVKYRHARASIYQVGFNATSEPFNDINVRRAMHLGTDQHTVAKNFFQEYDLHAHPLREDAAGLFVPFEELPESSRELYTYDPERAKKMLADAGYPDGFKTILNTADILGWPTLAAAVKDQWSKIGVEAEVIVHEGAALWPMLNPADDADRYKGTLVFGNGNTMIPFHLSKCAGEHTYAVTGLDDPEYSELFAAAMAEMDYDKMAAMGRELFTRCIATATIMPLGDGHDITYAWPWVKNYFGEIETGFVSVGPIGARVWIDRALKKEMGY from the coding sequence ATGAGGACTTTCGCACTCGAGACAGTGGTCTTGGCCGCACTTCTGTTCAGCTTGGCCGCTCTGCCGCTGTGGGCAGCCGCGGCGGGCGAGGAGGGAACGGCGGCGGCCGCGGCTGCGCCCGGCGAGCCGCAGTACGGCGGCACGCTCACCGTGGTCACGTTCAAGACGCACGACGAGAGCGTGAGATGGGACGCAACGCTCGGCAAGTACGTGACCAACACCTTCCAGAGTCCCTTCTCCGAGAGCCTCCTGGTGGGAGACGTGGACACACACGGGCCGCGCGGCTCCGGCGAGTACAAGTTCAGCGTCATCGAGTTCGTCCCGCTGCAGTTCACGCGCGGTCAGCTTGCCGAGAGCTGGGAAATCACCAGCGATCCTCCCGGCATCGTCTTCCACATCCGTCCGGGCGTCATGTGGACCGGTAATGAGCACATCGGCATGGAGCCGAGGGAGTTCGTCGCCGCCGACGCGGTCCATCACCTGGAACGGTTCAGGAACAGCAGCCACGCCTCGGACTACTACTACATCGACAAGGTGTACGCGGACGGAGACCACCGCTTCGTGGTCGAATTCAACCAGGGATACTCGTTCTGGCCGTTCGATCTCGGCTACGGCACGTTCGCTCACCACGTGGCTCCGGAAACGTTCGACGCTCCGGGCGGCATCCAGGATTGGCAGAACCAGGTGGGAACCGGTCCTTACATCCTGGTCGACTTCGTGCAAGGGTCCACCGTCGCGTTCGTCAGGAACCCTAACTACTGGGACACGACGACCATCGACGGCAAGGAGTACCAGTTGCCGTTCACGGACGAGTTCGTGCTGCCCCTGATCGCCGACGAGTCGACGCGGCTGGCCGCCCTGAGGACCGGCAAGATCGACTGGGACACGAACCTGAACGTGGTCAGCGAGGCGACTCTGGATCGGACCAGTCCGGAACTGGTCAAGTACCGGCACGCGCGTGCCTCCATCTACCAGGTCGGCTTCAACGCGACGAGCGAACCGTTCAACGACATCAACGTGCGGCGGGCGATGCACCTCGGCACCGACCAGCACACGGTGGCAAAGAACTTCTTCCAGGAGTACGACCTCCATGCCCATCCGCTGCGTGAGGACGCCGCCGGCCTGTTCGTGCCGTTCGAGGAACTGCCGGAATCGAGCCGGGAACTGTACACCTACGATCCCGAGCGGGCAAAGAAAATGCTCGCGGACGCCGGCTATCCCGACGGCTTCAAGACGATCCTGAACACGGCCGACATTCTCGGGTGGCCCACCCTTGCGGCAGCGGTCAAGGACCAGTGGTCCAAGATCGGCGTCGAGGCGGAGGTGATCGTCCACGAGGGAGCGGCGCTCTGGCCGATGCTCAACCCCGCTGACGACGCGGACCGGTACAAGGGCACCTTGGTGTTCGGTAACGGGAACACGATGATCCCGTTCCACCTCTCCAAGTGTGCCGGAGAGCACACCTACGCGGTAACCGGATTGGACGATCCCGAGTACAGCGAACTGTTCGCCGCGGCCATGGCGGAGATGGACTACGACAAGATGGCGGCGATGGGGCGCGAACTGTTCACCAGGTGCATCGCGACGGCCACCATCATGCCGCTCGGCGACGGACACGACATCACCTACGCGTGGCCGTGGGTCAAGAACTACTTCGGCGAGATCGAAACCGGCTTCGTGAGCGTCGGGCCGATCGGCGCACGCGTCTGGATCGACCGGGCGCTGAAGAAGGAAATGGGATACTAA
- a CDS encoding aldo/keto reductase has translation MEQRRFGDTELATSPIGFGTWEMSGTMYGKIDATAASRAVGAAIDHGITLFDTAAVYGPFHSERLLAKALGARRREVTLVTKVCERLSDDETLDWRDRIGPRDGSYEHTIRAAEGCLQRLATDVIDLLLIHHRDFDTPIAETIGALERLRTDGKIRYYGVSNHDVAMLEECRMAGGAGRIATNQLPFNLFDRRVEPEILPWCAANGVGFMSYGTLGFGLLTGAFGADTSFGDDDWRSEGSAFGLPLFRGAPFRDRLRVGARLAELAAAHGRTLAQLAIAWVLDHAPVTVALVGMRNGRELSENVGAAGWKLSDEIRAEVDRIFAAENVTTYAGTPVTVRPDQQILSEGDD, from the coding sequence ATGGAGCAGCGGCGGTTCGGCGATACCGAGCTGGCTACCTCGCCGATCGGCTTCGGCACCTGGGAGATGAGCGGCACCATGTACGGCAAGATCGACGCCACTGCCGCCAGCCGTGCGGTCGGGGCGGCCATCGACCACGGCATCACGCTGTTCGATACCGCGGCCGTGTACGGGCCGTTCCACTCGGAGCGGCTGCTCGCCAAGGCGCTCGGCGCGCGGCGCCGGGAGGTGACCCTGGTCACCAAGGTGTGCGAGCGGCTCAGTGACGACGAGACGCTGGACTGGCGCGACCGGATCGGGCCGCGCGACGGCAGCTACGAGCACACCATCCGGGCGGCGGAGGGCTGCCTGCAGCGGCTCGCCACCGACGTGATCGACCTGCTGCTGATCCATCACCGCGACTTCGACACGCCGATCGCCGAGACCATCGGCGCGCTGGAGCGGTTGCGGACCGACGGCAAGATCCGCTACTACGGCGTATCGAACCACGACGTGGCGATGCTGGAGGAGTGCCGGATGGCCGGCGGCGCCGGCCGCATCGCCACCAACCAGCTTCCGTTCAACCTGTTCGACCGGCGGGTGGAGCCGGAGATCCTGCCGTGGTGCGCGGCCAACGGCGTCGGGTTCATGTCCTACGGCACCCTGGGCTTCGGCCTGCTGACCGGCGCGTTCGGCGCCGACACGTCGTTCGGCGACGACGACTGGCGCAGCGAGGGCAGCGCGTTCGGCTTGCCGCTGTTCCGGGGCGCGCCGTTCCGCGACCGGCTGCGGGTCGGCGCGCGGCTGGCCGAGCTGGCCGCCGCGCATGGCAGGACGCTGGCACAGCTCGCCATCGCGTGGGTGCTGGACCACGCGCCGGTGACGGTGGCGCTGGTCGGCATGCGCAACGGGCGCGAGCTGAGCGAGAACGTCGGGGCGGCGGGCTGGAAGCTGAGCGATGAGATTCGTGCCGAGGTGGACCGGATCTTCGCAGCGGAGAACGTTACCACCTATGCCGG
- a CDS encoding ABC transporter permease: MRVYLIRRLLLTIPTLFIASIIVFLSVRFIPGDVVDVMMMRAQTGMSEETRAAIRRDLGLDTPIHIQYGRWLGVLPQHDAASDAGARNARFNGVLQGNVGTSLWTGVPVLEALKRRLPVTVELSLMGLVLGLLIAMPIGMYSALRQDTIGDYIARSIAMAFIAVPYFWIGILVVVFGSLWFRYMPPLRLVPFVEDPLGNLGQFIVPAIVLGMVLSGWTMRLTRTMMLEVLRQDYVRTAWAKGLRERAVVLRHALKNSLIPVVSLIGLQLPLLFGGTVVIEQIFLLPGVGRYTVEATISRDYPVISGVLLLFGATVVLANLLIDLSYGFLDPRIRYE; the protein is encoded by the coding sequence GTGCGTGTCTACCTGATCCGAAGACTGCTGCTCACCATTCCCACCCTGTTCATTGCGAGCATCATCGTGTTCCTGTCGGTTCGCTTCATACCGGGCGACGTCGTGGACGTGATGATGATGCGGGCGCAGACCGGCATGTCGGAAGAGACCCGGGCGGCGATACGGCGCGACCTGGGACTCGATACACCGATCCACATCCAGTACGGCCGTTGGCTGGGCGTCCTTCCGCAGCACGATGCAGCGTCGGACGCGGGTGCCCGGAACGCCAGGTTCAATGGGGTGTTGCAGGGCAACGTCGGCACCTCGCTGTGGACCGGGGTGCCGGTGTTGGAGGCGCTGAAACGCAGGCTGCCGGTTACCGTCGAGCTGAGCTTGATGGGCCTGGTCCTGGGCCTGCTGATAGCGATGCCGATCGGCATGTATTCGGCCCTGCGCCAGGACACGATCGGTGACTATATCGCGCGCAGCATTGCGATGGCGTTCATCGCCGTTCCCTACTTCTGGATCGGGATCCTGGTGGTGGTGTTCGGATCGTTGTGGTTCCGCTACATGCCGCCCTTGCGGCTCGTTCCCTTTGTCGAGGATCCGCTCGGCAACCTGGGACAGTTCATCGTACCGGCCATCGTCCTCGGCATGGTGCTGTCGGGGTGGACCATGAGACTGACCCGGACAATGATGCTGGAAGTACTGAGGCAGGACTACGTCAGGACGGCGTGGGCCAAGGGGCTGCGGGAGCGGGCGGTGGTGCTGCGCCATGCGCTGAAGAACTCGCTCATCCCGGTGGTCAGCCTGATCGGTCTGCAGTTGCCCCTGTTGTTCGGGGGCACGGTCGTGATAGAACAGATATTTCTGCTGCCGGGCGTCGGCCGCTACACGGTGGAGGCCACCATCAGCCGGGACTACCCGGTGATCAGCGGAGTGCTGCTCCTGTTCGGCGCCACCGTCGTGCTGGCCAATCTCCTGATCGACCTGAGCTACGGCTTCCTGGACCCGCGGATTCGCTATGAGTAG
- a CDS encoding ABC transporter permease, with product MSSGTVAGKRPRGLLADSAVRLVREKPLGTVGAAITLVFLLMAVFADVLAPYGMNEGTPTNLTPPSAEFWLGTDELGRDVFSRVVIGARISMGMGLAASAVSIVISVAIGLVSGYVGGKFDIIVQRFVDAWMSLPGLIWMMVVLSIVGRGVVPIVVVLSLVLGVGGSRIIRGAVISAKENVYVAAALAIGSRTARVLFRHIVPGIMAPIIMLFSVRVPDAILIEAALSFLGFGMPPPYPSWGSMLSGSARQYMFVAPWMALWPGVALALVVYGVNIFGDALRDILDPRMRGGGGRFGVRAKKLSGKRG from the coding sequence ATGAGTAGTGGGACGGTGGCCGGCAAGCGGCCGCGCGGCCTGCTGGCGGACAGCGCGGTGCGACTGGTACGCGAGAAGCCGCTCGGTACCGTGGGTGCGGCCATCACGCTGGTGTTCCTGCTGATGGCGGTATTTGCCGACGTCCTGGCGCCGTACGGCATGAACGAGGGCACGCCGACCAACCTGACTCCGCCGTCGGCGGAATTCTGGCTGGGTACGGATGAATTGGGGCGCGACGTGTTCAGCCGGGTCGTGATCGGCGCCCGCATCTCGATGGGAATGGGGCTGGCGGCGAGCGCCGTGAGCATCGTCATTTCGGTGGCGATCGGCCTGGTCAGCGGCTACGTCGGCGGCAAGTTCGACATCATCGTGCAGCGGTTCGTGGATGCCTGGATGTCGCTGCCGGGCCTGATCTGGATGATGGTGGTGCTGTCCATCGTGGGCCGCGGCGTGGTGCCGATCGTGGTCGTGCTGTCGCTGGTGCTCGGCGTAGGCGGTTCCCGGATCATCCGGGGCGCCGTGATCAGCGCCAAGGAGAACGTCTACGTGGCGGCGGCGCTGGCGATCGGCTCCCGTACCGCCCGCGTCCTGTTCCGGCACATTGTGCCGGGCATCATGGCGCCGATCATCATGCTGTTTTCGGTACGCGTGCCGGATGCGATCCTGATCGAGGCGGCGTTGAGCTTCCTCGGTTTCGGCATGCCGCCGCCGTATCCGAGCTGGGGCAGCATGCTGTCCGGCAGCGCGCGCCAGTACATGTTCGTGGCCCCGTGGATGGCCCTGTGGCCGGGCGTGGCCCTGGCGCTGGTGGTGTATGGTGTGAACATCTTCGGCGATGCCCTGCGCGACATACTGGACCCGCGCATGCGGGGCGGCGGCGGACGCTTCGGCGTGCGCGCGAAGAAGTTGTCCGGCAAGAGGGGGTGA
- a CDS encoding xanthine dehydrogenase family protein molybdopterin-binding subunit, translating into MSDTKTATYKVLGTRPVRHDGVDKVTGRANYGADFHLPGMLHGKVLRSPHAHARIRSIDTAAAAALDGVFAVVTGSDFPAETANPVSAEVVMCRGHVRYQGQPVAAVAAATPTVADQALGLIEVDYEVLPCVTDVWEAAQGTVIIDPELRTDGDESAPPSNISNTNVFDAGDVEAGFAAADVIIEHEFDSATIHQGYIEPHACVARWGEDGNVLLWVSSQGHFAIRDLTAGQLGIAPSRIKTIPAEIGGGFGGKTTVFLEPVAILMAEKTGRPVKMVMTREEVFTSSGPAPGSHIRLKMGATRDGRITAVDADLWYESGSYPGPLMGLGMMCLTAPYEVDNYHIKGYNVLVNKPFMRPYRAPLAPNAAHATESIIDEICEQIGMDKIEFRLKNAAKEGTKAAYGPVYPQIGMVETLEAAKAHPHYSAPLGPGQGRGVASGFWMNIGGDATANISVLPDGRVSLITGRPDIGGSRAAQAMVLAEELGIPVDEINPSIGDSDTVGMNGISEGSSTAYASSMAIHEAAGKLIDLLRDRAAQVWEVDKERVTWQDGAAHCNGGSNGSEEPLSLRDLAGSSSQTGGPLGAEAAINARFAAPAFGTHICDVEVDQDTGKVDVVRYTVCQDAGRALHKSYVEGQMQGGAVQGIGWALNEEYLFDEDGVMENAGFLDYRMPVALDLPMIDTVVVEVPNPKHPYGVRGVGENAIVAPLATVANAIADATGVRLRQVPMSPDRVLAGILAHKAANGS; encoded by the coding sequence GTGAGCGATACGAAAACTGCAACCTACAAGGTATTGGGCACGCGCCCCGTGCGTCACGACGGCGTCGACAAGGTAACCGGGCGCGCCAACTACGGCGCCGACTTCCACCTGCCGGGCATGCTGCACGGCAAGGTGCTGCGCAGCCCGCACGCGCACGCGCGCATCCGCTCCATCGACACCGCCGCCGCGGCGGCGCTCGACGGCGTGTTCGCGGTCGTGACCGGCAGCGACTTTCCGGCCGAGACCGCCAATCCGGTGAGCGCCGAGGTGGTGATGTGCCGCGGCCACGTGCGCTACCAGGGCCAGCCGGTCGCCGCGGTGGCGGCCGCCACCCCCACCGTCGCCGACCAGGCGCTCGGCCTGATCGAGGTCGACTACGAGGTGCTGCCGTGCGTCACCGACGTGTGGGAGGCGGCGCAGGGCACGGTGATCATCGATCCCGAGCTGCGCACCGACGGCGACGAGTCGGCGCCGCCCTCCAACATCTCCAACACCAACGTGTTCGACGCCGGCGACGTGGAGGCGGGTTTCGCCGCCGCCGACGTGATCATCGAGCACGAATTCGACAGCGCCACCATCCACCAGGGCTACATCGAGCCGCACGCCTGCGTCGCCCGCTGGGGCGAGGACGGCAACGTGCTGCTGTGGGTGTCCAGCCAGGGCCACTTCGCGATCCGCGACCTGACCGCCGGCCAGCTCGGCATCGCGCCGTCGCGCATCAAGACCATTCCCGCAGAGATCGGCGGCGGCTTCGGCGGCAAGACCACGGTGTTCCTGGAGCCGGTGGCGATCCTGATGGCGGAGAAGACCGGCCGCCCGGTGAAGATGGTGATGACGCGCGAGGAGGTGTTCACCTCCAGCGGCCCCGCCCCCGGCAGCCACATCCGCCTCAAGATGGGCGCCACCCGCGACGGCCGCATCACCGCCGTGGACGCCGACCTGTGGTACGAGTCGGGCAGCTACCCCGGCCCGCTGATGGGACTGGGGATGATGTGCCTCACCGCCCCCTACGAGGTCGACAACTACCACATCAAGGGCTACAACGTGCTGGTCAACAAGCCGTTCATGCGCCCCTACCGCGCGCCGCTGGCGCCCAACGCCGCGCACGCCACCGAGTCCATCATCGACGAGATCTGCGAGCAGATCGGCATGGACAAGATCGAGTTCCGGCTCAAGAACGCCGCCAAGGAGGGCACCAAGGCCGCCTACGGCCCGGTCTACCCGCAGATCGGCATGGTCGAGACGCTCGAGGCCGCCAAGGCCCATCCCCACTACAGCGCACCGCTCGGCCCGGGCCAGGGACGCGGCGTCGCCAGCGGGTTCTGGATGAACATCGGCGGCGACGCCACCGCCAACATCTCCGTGCTGCCCGACGGGCGCGTGTCGCTGATCACCGGGCGCCCCGACATCGGCGGCTCGCGCGCCGCCCAGGCCATGGTGCTGGCCGAGGAGCTCGGCATCCCGGTGGACGAGATCAACCCCTCCATCGGCGACTCCGACACGGTCGGCATGAACGGCATCTCGGAGGGCAGCAGCACCGCCTACGCCAGCAGCATGGCGATCCACGAGGCCGCCGGCAAGCTGATCGACCTGCTGCGCGACCGCGCCGCCCAGGTGTGGGAGGTGGACAAGGAGCGGGTCACCTGGCAGGACGGCGCCGCGCACTGCAACGGCGGCAGCAACGGCTCCGAGGAGCCGCTGTCGCTGCGCGACCTGGCCGGGAGCTCGTCGCAGACCGGCGGTCCGCTCGGCGCCGAGGCGGCGATCAACGCGCGCTTCGCGGCGCCGGCATTCGGCACCCACATCTGCGACGTGGAGGTAGACCAGGACACCGGCAAGGTGGACGTGGTGCGCTACACCGTGTGCCAGGACGCCGGCCGCGCGCTGCACAAGAGCTACGTGGAAGGCCAGATGCAGGGCGGCGCCGTGCAGGGCATCGGCTGGGCGCTGAACGAGGAGTACCTGTTCGACGAGGACGGCGTGATGGAGAACGCCGGCTTCCTGGACTACCGCATGCCGGTGGCGCTCGACCTGCCGATGATCGACACGGTGGTGGTGGAAGTGCCCAACCCCAAGCACCCGTACGGCGTGCGCGGGGTGGGCGAGAACGCCATCGTGGCGCCGCTGGCGACGGTGGCCAACGCCATCGCCGACGCCACCGGCGTCCGCCTGCGCCAGGTGCCGATGTCCCCGGACCGCGTGCTGGCAGGCATCCTCGCCCACAAGGCCGCCAACGGCTCGTAA